A single genomic interval of Chitinophaga sp. 180180018-3 harbors:
- a CDS encoding DUF2911 domain-containing protein: MKHFFLATLFLAFNSLLFAQEKPPKSPHVTAEGNGIKIVYGQPSKRGRVIFGQLEPFGKVWRTGADQATEITFSKNVVFGGKPVKAGTYTLFTIPDPKTWTVILNGKLGQWGAYDYEKNKGEDVLAVKVKREALTTPVEKLTFTVPANAVVFEWDDTRVTIPVK; this comes from the coding sequence ATGAAACATTTCTTTCTGGCAACCTTATTTCTGGCTTTCAACAGCCTTCTTTTTGCACAGGAAAAACCACCTAAAAGTCCACATGTTACAGCGGAAGGCAACGGGATCAAAATCGTATACGGACAACCCTCCAAAAGAGGCCGCGTTATATTTGGCCAGCTGGAGCCCTTTGGCAAGGTTTGGCGCACCGGCGCTGACCAGGCTACTGAGATCACCTTCAGCAAAAATGTTGTTTTTGGTGGTAAACCAGTAAAAGCAGGTACTTACACCCTGTTCACCATTCCTGATCCCAAAACCTGGACCGTTATCCTGAATGGAAAGCTGGGCCAATGGGGTGCTTACGACTATGAGAAGAACAAAGGGGAAGATGTACTGGCTGTTAAAGTAAAACGTGAAGCATTAACTACTCCTGTAGAGAAACTTACTTTCACAGTACCAGCCAATGCAGTAGTGTTTGAGTGGGATGATACGAGGGTAACGATTCCCGTGAAGTAA
- a CDS encoding MG2 domain-containing protein, with translation MQPHPKKKRHHLKWMIPAVLLTGIVSALAIIPAREDWSDRIIKALQNYGRHYPAEKVYLHLDKDYYAAGETIWFKGYVTLQGMPATSATNLYVELLDKNNNIVQKKLFAVGNGGAPGNFELPETQKAGVYQLRAYTAWMLNFDPAFTYSRTIEIFDPSKKTQPEADSISAPDFSVQFFPEGGNLIPGQPNVVAFKAIDNNGYPIEVSGTIKGNKGGSAAIKSVHDGMGSFEITPGDAQDAFQATVKSAKGQTKTIQLPAVASSGASLKVFNKGLRIFYQAVAANNNDTATSELAIIAQMGQQLVYKANLNVPEGRISGFIPADHLPSGILQITLFAKSGVPLAERLVFVRKSDLLQMDVLDADMHKEPRKQSTIELRLPDSMQSNISVAITDADAVPVDKNAGSIVSSLLLTSDIKGYVYNPAWYFRNTADSTLHGLDLVMMTNGWRRFSWEKMLKNEMPEIRYPYEQGLMMKGIATLMNGRPMPTGKLDMIIRLPIDSSSMFASAPINDKGQFEVANMIFPDTAYIYYQGNDLVKKGVDVNVKFDNHFFERPTQVKIPYPLRIPPVVDNNALKQFLVNASESNKVNRSINNKTVYLQEVNVNAKKAKPEETTEKRYVSGMFAGGDGYTFDLTKETPIAMNIFQYLQSRVAGLQISGDLNNPSLSWRGGAPGLYLNEMQTDVSMISSIAIQDIALVKVLRPPFMGAAGGANGAIAIYTKKGGDNTPKNDPSIRGFKLYKKAGYAIVKQFYSPDYSVKKEVHALPDKRLTLYWNPTVAVDTLTHTARVQFYNNDFSKRFRMVVEGIGDDGSVGRLEQEF, from the coding sequence ATGCAACCGCACCCGAAGAAAAAGAGACATCACCTGAAATGGATGATCCCGGCCGTTCTGTTGACCGGCATAGTAAGTGCATTGGCTATTATACCCGCACGCGAAGACTGGTCCGACCGTATCATAAAGGCATTGCAGAATTATGGCAGGCATTATCCGGCTGAAAAAGTATACCTGCATCTCGACAAGGACTATTACGCTGCCGGGGAAACCATCTGGTTCAAAGGTTATGTAACCCTGCAGGGCATGCCCGCTACTTCCGCTACCAACCTGTATGTGGAATTGCTGGATAAGAATAATAATATTGTTCAGAAGAAGCTGTTTGCCGTTGGCAATGGCGGTGCCCCGGGCAATTTCGAATTGCCTGAAACGCAGAAAGCCGGCGTATACCAACTGAGAGCTTATACTGCGTGGATGCTCAATTTTGATCCGGCTTTTACCTACTCCAGAACCATTGAAATATTTGATCCTTCTAAAAAAACACAGCCGGAAGCAGACAGTATCAGTGCTCCCGATTTTTCCGTGCAGTTTTTTCCTGAAGGGGGCAATCTTATTCCCGGTCAGCCGAATGTCGTAGCCTTCAAAGCGATCGACAACAATGGCTACCCCATCGAAGTGTCTGGTACCATCAAGGGCAACAAAGGTGGCAGCGCAGCCATCAAATCCGTTCACGATGGTATGGGCTCCTTTGAAATTACCCCTGGCGATGCACAGGATGCCTTTCAGGCCACAGTGAAGAGCGCCAAAGGACAAACTAAAACTATTCAGCTGCCGGCGGTTGCCAGCTCCGGCGCTTCCCTGAAAGTATTCAATAAAGGCCTCCGTATTTTCTATCAGGCAGTTGCCGCCAACAACAACGATACTGCCACCAGCGAGCTGGCTATCATTGCGCAAATGGGACAACAACTGGTGTATAAAGCCAACCTGAACGTGCCTGAAGGCCGTATCAGCGGCTTCATTCCGGCTGATCACCTGCCCAGCGGCATCCTGCAGATCACCCTCTTTGCCAAATCCGGCGTGCCGCTCGCAGAGCGGCTCGTATTCGTGCGTAAGAGCGATCTGCTGCAGATGGATGTACTGGACGCAGATATGCACAAGGAACCCAGAAAACAAAGCACCATCGAACTTCGCCTGCCGGATTCCATGCAGTCTAACATCTCGGTAGCCATCACTGATGCAGATGCGGTACCCGTTGATAAAAATGCCGGCAGCATCGTTTCATCGCTCCTGCTGACCTCCGATATCAAGGGCTATGTATATAATCCGGCCTGGTACTTCCGCAATACTGCCGATTCCACCTTACATGGCCTCGACCTTGTAATGATGACAAACGGATGGAGGCGCTTCAGCTGGGAGAAAATGCTGAAGAATGAAATGCCTGAAATACGCTATCCATACGAACAGGGACTGATGATGAAAGGTATAGCCACGCTGATGAATGGCCGGCCTATGCCTACCGGTAAACTGGACATGATCATCCGCCTGCCGATAGACAGTTCCTCCATGTTTGCTTCTGCTCCTATCAACGACAAAGGACAATTTGAAGTAGCCAACATGATCTTCCCGGATACTGCCTACATCTACTACCAGGGCAACGACCTCGTGAAAAAGGGTGTGGATGTGAATGTGAAATTTGATAATCATTTCTTCGAGCGCCCTACCCAGGTGAAGATCCCTTACCCACTGCGTATTCCGCCCGTGGTAGATAACAACGCTCTCAAACAATTCCTGGTCAACGCATCGGAAAGCAATAAGGTAAACCGTTCTATCAACAACAAAACGGTTTATCTGCAGGAAGTAAACGTAAATGCGAAAAAAGCAAAACCGGAAGAAACAACCGAGAAACGTTATGTATCCGGTATGTTTGCGGGGGGAGATGGTTATACATTTGACCTTACCAAGGAAACACCCATCGCCATGAACATCTTCCAATACCTTCAGTCAAGGGTAGCAGGGCTCCAGATCTCGGGCGATCTGAACAATCCTTCTCTTTCCTGGAGAGGCGGCGCACCGGGTCTTTATCTCAATGAAATGCAGACAGATGTTAGTATGATAAGTTCCATCGCCATACAGGACATCGCGCTGGTGAAGGTACTCCGTCCACCGTTCATGGGTGCAGCCGGTGGCGCTAATGGTGCTATCGCCATTTATACCAAAAAAGGAGGCGATAATACACCTAAAAACGACCCAAGCATCCGTGGTTTCAAACTGTATAAAAAAGCCGGCTATGCCATTGTTAAGCAATTCTACTCACCGGATTATTCAGTAAAGAAAGAAGTGCACGCACTTCCTGATAAACGCCTCACCCTCTACTGGAACCCAACTGTAGCGGTGGATACCCTTACCCACACCGCGAGGGTACAATTCTACAACAACGACTTTAGCAAGCGTTTCCGTATGGTAGTGGAAGGTATCGGAGATGATGGAAGCGTTGGTAGACTGGAACAGGAATTCTAA
- a CDS encoding ABC transporter permease — MNGAKYSQLRAMLAITKGSLRGIFRSPSAVVFSLGFPLVFILVFGFIGNSTVSVKVGVDRETDIKTQFYQRLSHVGTLKLVTDESADEMEDDLKKGRLVAVLNIVPTPGADSGAVHYTVNIRTSTASDANKKAILMSVLKNLTTQLDNETYTRPTVATFKETEIPGRMFKTIDFILPGQLGFALMSAAVFGTAFLFYNMRQTLVLKRFFATPIKRTYIVLAESLSRMIFQLISSVVIIGLGHFAFGFTLVNGLATFLEMLVLSVFGLLVFMGFGFVVSSLAKNESTIPPLANIFTLPQFLLAGTFFPIDSFPGWLQPVCKLMPLTWLIDALRKVAFEGQHLWNVGGDIAILTLWGIVVYAVAVKVFKWE, encoded by the coding sequence ATGAATGGAGCCAAGTACAGTCAGTTGAGGGCCATGCTAGCCATTACGAAGGGGAGTTTGAGAGGTATTTTCCGTAGCCCTTCCGCCGTAGTGTTCAGTTTGGGCTTTCCGCTGGTATTTATCCTGGTGTTTGGATTTATTGGTAACAGCACCGTTTCCGTGAAAGTGGGAGTGGATCGTGAAACCGATATTAAAACGCAGTTCTATCAGCGGTTGTCGCATGTGGGAACATTGAAGCTGGTGACCGACGAATCGGCCGATGAAATGGAAGATGACCTGAAAAAAGGCCGGCTGGTGGCGGTTTTGAATATCGTACCAACTCCGGGAGCCGATTCAGGGGCCGTGCATTACACCGTGAATATCCGTACTTCTACGGCATCCGATGCTAATAAGAAGGCCATTCTGATGTCGGTGCTGAAAAATCTGACAACGCAACTGGACAATGAAACCTATACCCGGCCTACGGTGGCTACTTTTAAGGAAACCGAGATACCGGGGCGGATGTTCAAAACCATCGATTTTATCCTTCCTGGTCAACTGGGTTTTGCGCTGATGAGTGCAGCGGTATTTGGTACTGCATTTCTCTTTTATAATATGCGTCAGACGCTGGTACTGAAGCGTTTCTTTGCCACTCCCATCAAACGTACCTATATTGTGCTGGCGGAATCGCTGAGCCGTATGATATTTCAGCTGATCAGCTCCGTAGTGATCATCGGATTGGGGCATTTTGCCTTTGGTTTCACGCTGGTAAACGGTTTGGCTACTTTCCTGGAGATGCTGGTATTATCGGTATTCGGCCTGCTGGTATTCATGGGCTTTGGCTTTGTGGTAAGCAGTCTGGCAAAGAACGAGAGCACCATTCCGCCGCTGGCCAACATTTTCACCCTGCCGCAGTTCCTGCTGGCGGGTACTTTCTTCCCGATCGACTCATTCCCTGGCTGGCTGCAGCCGGTTTGCAAGCTGATGCCGCTGACCTGGCTGATTGATGCCCTCCGTAAAGTAGCCTTTGAAGGGCAACATTTATGGAACGTAGGGGGCGATATTGCCATCCTCACCCTATGGGGCATCGTCGTATATGCGGTAGCCGTGAAAGTATTCAAATGGGAATAG
- the sppA gene encoding signal peptide peptidase SppA, whose protein sequence is MRFFKVFFASLLAFIVFTLLCGVVLLIMIGKALTAEKVTISPNGVLTLQTGQAYNEQKLVNPVNKLMGGESAETPGLFQVLRLIDKAAGDDNIKGIYLKVDGNPNGFATTEELRDALLRFRKSGKFVIAYGEVMTQNAYYLASAADKIYLNPKGGVDFTGFASELPFVKGTLEKLEIKPEIFYCGKFKSATEPLRETKMTDANRIQTTQFLGELYGNFLTGISQTRKIDTATLHGYANENLIQEAADALKYKLVDGLKYDDEVMSELKGKTNTKEDEQLNAVTLNKYNSGTDLSDGSGDGRIAVIYAQGDIVGGQSDRNNTIASEDYLQTIRKVREDKHIKAVVFRVNSGGGSALASEIIWRELSLTKKVKPVVVSMGDYAASGGYYISCMADSIFAEPNTLTGSIGVFGVMFNMQDFFKNKLGVTFDGVKTAQYADLGSMGRPLTDVERKFIQNGVDSTYASFKSRVVAGRKLNQAVVDSIAQGRVWSGLEAKQLGLVDRIGGIKEALASAAALAKLKEYRLREYPEIKSPLSKLIKGLGADASLNIVKKELGINYELYQQLKEVQQMHGSIQARMLFKELGIKN, encoded by the coding sequence ATGCGTTTCTTTAAAGTATTTTTTGCTTCCCTGCTGGCATTCATCGTGTTTACCCTGCTGTGCGGGGTAGTTTTATTGATAATGATCGGGAAGGCCCTTACCGCTGAAAAGGTGACAATATCCCCCAACGGCGTGTTAACCCTCCAAACCGGACAGGCTTACAACGAACAGAAGCTGGTGAACCCCGTTAACAAATTGATGGGAGGCGAGTCGGCCGAAACCCCGGGTTTATTCCAGGTATTAAGACTGATCGATAAAGCTGCCGGCGACGACAACATTAAAGGGATCTACCTCAAGGTAGACGGTAACCCCAATGGTTTTGCCACCACAGAAGAGCTGCGTGACGCCCTGCTGCGTTTTCGCAAATCCGGGAAATTTGTAATTGCCTATGGAGAGGTGATGACACAAAATGCCTACTACCTGGCTTCCGCCGCGGACAAAATTTACCTGAATCCCAAAGGTGGCGTGGATTTTACCGGTTTTGCCAGTGAACTTCCTTTTGTAAAGGGTACCCTGGAGAAGCTGGAAATCAAACCGGAGATCTTTTACTGCGGTAAATTCAAAAGCGCTACTGAACCATTACGGGAAACAAAAATGACGGATGCCAACCGTATACAAACTACCCAGTTCCTCGGTGAACTGTACGGAAATTTCCTTACCGGCATCAGCCAGACCAGGAAAATTGATACCGCCACTTTACATGGTTACGCCAATGAAAACCTGATACAGGAAGCGGCGGATGCGCTTAAATATAAGCTGGTAGATGGTCTGAAGTATGATGATGAGGTGATGTCGGAACTGAAGGGAAAGACAAATACCAAGGAAGATGAGCAACTGAATGCAGTGACCCTCAATAAATACAATAGCGGCACCGACTTGTCTGATGGCAGTGGAGATGGACGTATCGCCGTTATTTACGCCCAGGGAGATATCGTTGGTGGGCAATCGGACCGGAATAATACCATCGCCAGCGAAGACTATCTGCAAACAATCCGTAAGGTGCGTGAAGACAAGCACATTAAAGCCGTGGTATTCCGGGTTAACTCCGGCGGAGGCAGTGCACTGGCGTCTGAGATCATCTGGAGGGAGTTATCGCTTACGAAGAAAGTGAAACCGGTAGTAGTATCCATGGGCGATTATGCAGCTTCCGGTGGCTACTATATCTCCTGTATGGCCGACAGCATCTTTGCGGAACCCAATACGCTGACCGGTTCTATCGGTGTTTTCGGAGTGATGTTCAATATGCAGGATTTCTTCAAAAATAAGCTTGGGGTTACCTTCGACGGGGTAAAAACTGCCCAGTACGCCGATCTGGGCTCTATGGGCCGCCCGCTCACCGATGTTGAGCGGAAATTCATTCAAAATGGGGTCGACAGTACCTATGCCTCCTTTAAATCGAGGGTAGTGGCTGGTCGTAAGCTGAATCAGGCCGTTGTCGACAGCATCGCCCAGGGCCGTGTCTGGAGCGGGCTGGAAGCCAAACAGCTGGGCCTGGTAGACCGTATCGGCGGTATTAAAGAGGCACTGGCATCCGCTGCTGCCCTTGCGAAGCTCAAAGAATACCGGTTACGCGAGTACCCCGAAATAAAAAGCCCGCTCTCCAAACTGATAAAAGGCCTCGGCGCCGATGCCAGCCTGAACATCGTGAAGAAAGAGCTGGGCATCAATTACGAGTTGTATCAGCAACTAAAGGAAGTCCAGCAGATGCATGGCTCGATTCAGGCGAGAATGCTGTTTAAAGAATTGGGAATTAAAAATTAA
- the bioA gene encoding adenosylmethionine--8-amino-7-oxononanoate transaminase, which translates to MKKGSLAERDLNIIWHPYTQMQTAPAPVGIVRGQGALLFDEENNSYLDATSSWWVNIHGHAHPHIAQQLAAQAMELEHCIFAGYTHPPAVNLAERLLRLLPSNQSRVFYSDNGSTAIEVALKMAIQYWDNKGIRKHKLLAFNNAYHGDTFGAMSVSGRSVFTRVFDDRLFDVQFLDVPTTDNIDQLKAAITALQPEDIAAFIFEPLLQGSGGMIMYDATAFDELLRYCHAHDILLIADEVLTGFGRTGKNFAMEYLHTQPDIVCLSKGLTGGAMALGVTTSTANIYEAFLSNDKLKTLFHGHSFTANPLACTAALASLDLFTDPACAANRQRIHEKHAAFLEELHTYSIIKQPRLLGTILAFDIATANADGYTNELADELHRFFRARRIMLRPLGNTLYILPPYCITNEQLEQVYTSIRELIATLQERITN; encoded by the coding sequence ATGAAGAAAGGATCTTTAGCAGAAAGAGATCTCAACATCATCTGGCATCCTTACACCCAAATGCAAACAGCACCTGCTCCGGTAGGTATTGTTCGGGGCCAGGGTGCGCTGCTTTTTGATGAAGAAAACAACAGCTACCTGGATGCTACCTCCAGCTGGTGGGTAAATATACATGGGCACGCGCATCCACATATTGCGCAACAGTTAGCAGCACAGGCGATGGAACTGGAGCATTGTATCTTTGCGGGCTATACACATCCTCCGGCTGTAAACCTTGCCGAACGGCTGTTACGGCTCCTGCCATCAAATCAAAGCAGGGTATTTTATTCAGATAATGGCTCTACAGCCATTGAAGTGGCGTTGAAAATGGCGATCCAGTACTGGGACAATAAAGGTATCCGAAAACACAAGTTGCTTGCTTTTAACAATGCCTACCACGGCGATACTTTCGGCGCTATGAGTGTTAGTGGCAGAAGCGTATTCACGAGGGTATTTGATGATCGCCTGTTTGATGTGCAGTTTCTGGATGTGCCCACTACTGATAATATAGATCAGCTGAAAGCGGCTATCACAGCGCTTCAGCCCGAAGATATTGCGGCATTTATATTCGAGCCGCTGCTACAGGGCTCCGGTGGTATGATCATGTACGATGCAACTGCCTTTGATGAGCTGCTGCGCTACTGCCATGCCCATGATATCCTGCTGATCGCCGATGAAGTGCTGACCGGCTTTGGCAGAACCGGAAAAAATTTCGCGATGGAATACCTGCACACCCAGCCGGATATCGTATGCCTCTCTAAAGGACTCACCGGTGGGGCAATGGCGCTGGGCGTAACTACCAGCACGGCCAACATCTACGAAGCCTTCCTCTCAAACGATAAACTCAAGACCCTCTTCCACGGCCACTCCTTCACAGCCAATCCGCTCGCCTGCACGGCGGCCCTGGCCAGCCTCGATCTGTTTACAGATCCGGCCTGCGCCGCCAACCGGCAACGCATACACGAAAAACATGCAGCGTTCCTGGAAGAGCTGCACACCTACTCCATCATCAAACAACCACGACTGCTAGGCACCATCCTGGCCTTCGATATCGCAACAGCTAACGCCGACGGATACACGAACGAACTCGCAGATGAACTTCACCGGTTTTTCCGAGCCAGACGTATCATGCTCCGCCCGCTCGGCAACACCCTGTACATCCTGCCTCCATACTGCATCACCAATGAGCAGCTTGAGCAGGTGTATACCAGTATCAGGGAATTGATTGCGACGCTGCAAGAAAGAATTACGAATTAA
- the folK gene encoding 2-amino-4-hydroxy-6-hydroxymethyldihydropteridine diphosphokinase: MNTAILLIGGNLGDRTGNLRKAAGLIAESAGEIVQISALYQTAPWGHVEQPDYLNQGLEIHTELDALTLLHTLLEIERTIGRVRQEKWGARVIDIDLIFFNDSIMNLPELKLPHPRMHLRQFVLVPLNEIVPNYVHPVLQQTVSYLAAHCEDTCPVSVYRENNSITSK, translated from the coding sequence ATGAATACAGCAATATTACTTATAGGTGGCAATTTAGGCGATCGTACCGGGAACCTCAGGAAGGCGGCCGGATTGATCGCGGAATCAGCCGGGGAAATCGTACAGATTTCCGCCTTATACCAGACTGCCCCATGGGGGCACGTAGAACAACCGGACTACCTGAATCAGGGATTGGAGATCCACACTGAACTGGATGCACTAACGTTACTGCATACACTATTGGAGATCGAACGAACGATCGGGCGTGTTCGCCAGGAAAAATGGGGAGCGCGGGTGATCGATATCGATCTTATCTTTTTTAACGACAGTATCATGAACCTCCCGGAGCTGAAGCTCCCGCATCCGCGGATGCATCTCCGGCAGTTTGTGCTGGTTCCACTGAATGAAATCGTTCCCAATTATGTACATCCGGTACTGCAGCAAACAGTAAGTTATCTGGCAGCGCACTGTGAGGATACATGTCCGGTGAGTGTATACAGGGAAAATAACAGCATTACTTCAAAATAA
- a CDS encoding NAD(P)/FAD-dependent oxidoreductase yields the protein MSSGQKRLVVAGGGAAGFFCAVNAARMSPGLEVVLLEKTGKLLSKVKVSGGGRCNVTHNAPDITYMAKRYPRGQHFVKKAFSRFFVSDTIAWFAERGVKLKAEDDGRMFPVTDNSQTIIDCLLREADKYGVSIRMHTEITGFGKEPDGRWRLQLQGGQAIPADYLCIATGGFAQADKFNWLAASGHTFAMPVPSLFTFNMPGNPVTALMGVAATAHVKIAGTKLQELGPLLITHWGMSGPAILRLSAWGARELQQLQYTFTAIVNWLPDYNENTLREHWQDLRFELGKQKLYHKNPFGLPQRLWQFLLEQTGAGAELRWADLSAKDQNRLMKLLVNMEFPVKGKTTFKEEFVTCGGITLSEIDPATMESKLVPDLFFAGEIMDVDGITGGFNFQHAWTSGFVAALRITNME from the coding sequence ATGAGTTCAGGACAAAAACGTTTGGTAGTGGCGGGCGGTGGGGCCGCAGGTTTCTTTTGTGCGGTGAATGCAGCCCGGATGTCGCCCGGGCTGGAAGTGGTACTGCTGGAAAAAACAGGGAAGCTGCTATCCAAGGTGAAGGTAAGCGGGGGAGGGCGTTGCAACGTTACACACAATGCCCCTGATATTACGTATATGGCTAAACGTTATCCCCGTGGCCAGCACTTTGTAAAGAAAGCTTTCTCCAGGTTTTTCGTCTCTGATACCATTGCCTGGTTTGCGGAGAGAGGAGTGAAGCTGAAAGCAGAAGACGATGGAAGGATGTTCCCGGTAACGGATAATTCGCAAACGATCATCGACTGTCTCCTGCGGGAGGCAGATAAGTATGGGGTAAGTATCCGTATGCATACCGAAATAACAGGTTTCGGTAAAGAACCGGATGGCCGCTGGCGTTTGCAGTTACAGGGAGGGCAGGCAATACCTGCTGATTACCTGTGTATAGCCACCGGAGGTTTTGCGCAGGCAGATAAATTCAACTGGCTGGCAGCATCGGGGCATACTTTCGCGATGCCCGTTCCGTCGCTCTTCACTTTTAACATGCCAGGTAACCCGGTAACAGCCCTGATGGGCGTAGCTGCCACGGCACATGTGAAAATAGCCGGCACCAAACTACAGGAGCTCGGGCCCTTGCTGATCACGCATTGGGGGATGAGCGGACCGGCAATCCTACGGTTATCGGCCTGGGGTGCCCGCGAACTGCAACAGCTGCAATACACCTTTACTGCCATTGTTAACTGGCTGCCCGACTATAACGAAAATACGTTACGTGAGCACTGGCAGGATCTCCGTTTTGAACTGGGCAAACAAAAGCTCTACCATAAAAATCCTTTCGGCCTGCCGCAGCGCCTCTGGCAATTCCTGCTGGAGCAAACCGGTGCCGGAGCCGAGCTTCGCTGGGCTGATCTCTCCGCCAAAGACCAGAACAGGCTGATGAAGCTCCTCGTAAACATGGAGTTTCCTGTAAAAGGTAAAACCACCTTCAAAGAAGAATTTGTTACCTGTGGCGGTATCACGCTTAGTGAAATAGACCCGGCCACTATGGAGAGCAAGCTGGTACCTGATCTCTTTTTCGCCGGTGAAATCATGGACGTAGACGGCATAACAGGAGGGTTTAATTTTCAGCATGCCTGGACGAGTGGATTTGTAGCTGCGCTGAGAATTACGAATATGGAATGA
- a CDS encoding SRPBCC family protein, giving the protein MRFFKLGLISVIVIGGLMFFLSLAMPSTAVVERTGVIQAPIDTVYAHISNLRAWAAWNPWTRPDTTAPLVFSEPSAGAGAWYSWNGQLNSGKVTVLDSDPGKGLHYLLDIKNMRPVKAGIELKPTADGKATAIFWHMEIKLGLLPWWKLRGFVADRIYGPAMDHGLTTLSRICEGK; this is encoded by the coding sequence ATGCGTTTTTTTAAGTTAGGGCTGATCAGTGTAATTGTAATAGGCGGCCTGATGTTTTTTTTGTCCCTGGCGATGCCGTCGACAGCAGTAGTGGAGCGTACCGGGGTAATACAGGCCCCGATCGACACCGTTTATGCGCACATCAGCAACCTGCGTGCCTGGGCAGCCTGGAATCCCTGGACCCGGCCGGATACTACGGCTCCGCTGGTATTTTCGGAACCATCTGCCGGCGCCGGCGCCTGGTATAGCTGGAATGGCCAGCTCAATAGTGGTAAAGTGACGGTATTAGATAGTGATCCGGGCAAAGGGTTACATTATCTCCTGGATATCAAAAATATGAGACCCGTAAAAGCCGGAATTGAATTGAAGCCTACGGCAGATGGAAAGGCCACCGCTATTTTCTGGCATATGGAAATCAAACTGGGGCTTTTGCCCTGGTGGAAGCTGCGCGGTTTTGTGGCCGACAGGATCTACGGACCCGCTATGGATCATGGCTTAACGACGCTGAGCCGCATCTGCGAAGGAAAATAA
- a CDS encoding deoxynucleoside kinase yields MHYKFITIEGNIGAGKTTLANMLANHFSAKLILEEFADNPFLPLFYDRPQQYAFPLELFFMAERYKQLKEMLQAQDLFSDVIISDYLFIKSLLFAKINLPEEEYSLYQKLFDIINPQLMQPELLIFLNAPVTKLQENIRHRNRSYEQQIPDEYLLSVHDTYMQYIKQHPVRTLIVDTTKVDFLRNPKDFNSLLKALEEEYEPGVHYLKLS; encoded by the coding sequence ATGCATTATAAATTTATTACGATAGAAGGGAATATAGGCGCTGGAAAAACCACCCTTGCCAATATGCTCGCCAATCATTTTTCCGCAAAACTGATATTGGAAGAATTTGCTGATAACCCCTTCCTCCCACTTTTTTATGACCGCCCTCAACAATATGCCTTTCCACTGGAGCTGTTTTTTATGGCGGAAAGATATAAACAACTAAAAGAGATGCTGCAGGCACAGGACCTTTTCAGCGATGTAATCATCTCAGATTATCTTTTCATCAAAAGCCTGTTATTTGCCAAGATCAACCTGCCGGAAGAAGAATATTCCCTTTACCAGAAACTCTTTGATATTATTAATCCCCAGCTCATGCAACCGGAGCTGCTCATTTTCCTGAATGCGCCTGTTACAAAGCTGCAGGAGAACATTCGCCACCGCAACCGGTCTTATGAGCAACAGATACCGGATGAGTATCTTCTGAGTGTACATGATACCTACATGCAGTACATCAAGCAACATCCTGTCAGAACGCTGATCGTAGATACCACCAAAGTAGATTTCCTTCGTAATCCTAAAGATTTTAATAGCTTGTTGAAAGCACTGGAAGAAGAGTATGAACCGGGCGTTCACTACCTGAAGCTATCGTAG
- a CDS encoding SRPBCC family protein — protein sequence MQALFIILGAFIVFVLGLFIFSLFLSSSVKIERSLVIPAEAGVVFPLVNVVRNWERWSPWMQEDPGVKITYGEKESGVGASYSWESRNRNVGKGHMTLTESKPDQYIATSIDFMKMGIAKGYFRFDPVAGGTLLTWGMVCDMGHHPLKKVMGLMMDRWVGNDFEKGLENIKRLPK from the coding sequence ATGCAAGCCTTGTTCATTATCCTGGGTGCGTTTATTGTTTTTGTGCTGGGACTGTTTATTTTCAGTCTGTTCCTGTCATCTTCTGTTAAAATAGAACGTTCGCTGGTGATCCCGGCTGAGGCAGGGGTCGTGTTTCCCCTTGTAAACGTAGTCCGCAACTGGGAGCGGTGGTCGCCCTGGATGCAGGAAGATCCCGGCGTAAAGATCACCTATGGCGAGAAGGAAAGCGGAGTGGGCGCCAGCTATAGTTGGGAGAGCCGTAACCGCAATGTGGGAAAGGGCCATATGACGTTAACAGAGTCGAAACCCGATCAGTATATCGCTACCAGCATTGATTTTATGAAGATGGGTATTGCCAAAGGGTATTTCCGCTTCGACCCGGTGGCCGGTGGCACCCTGCTTACCTGGGGAATGGTGTGCGACATGGGGCATCATCCCTTGAAAAAGGTAATGGGATTGATGATGGACAGATGGGTGGGTAATGATTTTGAAAAGGGACTGGAAAATATAAAGCGCCTTCCCAAGTAA